In Ochotona princeps isolate mOchPri1 chromosome 22, mOchPri1.hap1, whole genome shotgun sequence, the following are encoded in one genomic region:
- the TPD52L2 gene encoding tumor protein D54 isoform X4: MDSAGQDINLNSPNRVLLSDFGPEPAVPVGVAVPAIVPGLTEAEAEELRAELVKVEEEIVTLRQVLAAKERRCGELRRRLGLSALEGLRQNLSKSWHDVQVSNAYKKTQETLSQAGQKTSAALSTVGSAISKKLGDMSSSHSIRHSVSMPVMRNSATFKSFEDRVGTIKSKVVGGREHSNDPNPSSPGSDDQPLPDHMPF, from the exons ATGGACTCCGCCGGCCAAG ATATCAACTTGAACTCCCCTAACAGGGTGCTGCTCTCAGACTTTGGGCCGGAGCCTGCTGTCCCTGTGGGGGTCGCTGTACCTGCCATTGTGCCTGGGCTGACGGAGGCTGAGGCTGAGGAGCTGCGTGCAGAGCTTGTCAAG GTGGAAGAAGAAATTGTCACCCTGCGCCAGGTGCTGGCGGCCAAGGAGAGGCGCTGTGGAGAGCTGAGGAGGAGGCTGGGCCTCTCGGCGCTGGAGGGGCTCAGGCAGAACCTGTCGAAGAGCTGGCACGACGTGCAAGTGTCCAATGC GTATAAGAAAACTCAAGAGACGCTGTCGCAGGCGGGGCAGAAGACCTCGGCTGCCCTGTCCACTGTGGGCTCTGCCATCAGCAAGAAGCTTGGGGACATGAG cag CAGCCACTCCATCCGCCACTCAGTAAGCATGCCGGTCATGAG gAACTCCGCAACCTTTAAGTCGTTTGAAGACCGAGTCGGGACCATCAAG TCCAAggttgtgggtggcagagagcaCAGCAACGACCCTAACCCTTCGTCCCCGGGAAGTGACGACCAGCCCCTGCCAGACCACATGCCTTTCTGA
- the TPD52L2 gene encoding tumor protein D54 isoform X3 → MDSAGQDINLNSPNRVLLSDFGPEPAVPVGVAVPAIVPGLTEAEAEELRAELVKVEEEIVTLRQVLAAKERRCGELRRRLGLSALEGLRQNLSKSWHDVQVSNAYVKTSEKLGEWNDRVTQSDLYKKTQETLSQAGQKTSAALSTVGSAISKKLGDMSSSHSIRHSVSMPVMRNSATFKSFEDRVGTIKSKVVGGREHSNDPNPSSPGSDDQPLPDHMPF, encoded by the exons ATGGACTCCGCCGGCCAAG ATATCAACTTGAACTCCCCTAACAGGGTGCTGCTCTCAGACTTTGGGCCGGAGCCTGCTGTCCCTGTGGGGGTCGCTGTACCTGCCATTGTGCCTGGGCTGACGGAGGCTGAGGCTGAGGAGCTGCGTGCAGAGCTTGTCAAG GTGGAAGAAGAAATTGTCACCCTGCGCCAGGTGCTGGCGGCCAAGGAGAGGCGCTGTGGAGAGCTGAGGAGGAGGCTGGGCCTCTCGGCGCTGGAGGGGCTCAGGCAGAACCTGTCGAAGAGCTGGCACGACGTGCAAGTGTCCAATGC CTATGTGAAAACTTCTGAGAAACTTGGAGAGTGGAATGACAGAGTGACCCAGTCTGATCT GTATAAGAAAACTCAAGAGACGCTGTCGCAGGCGGGGCAGAAGACCTCGGCTGCCCTGTCCACTGTGGGCTCTGCCATCAGCAAGAAGCTTGGGGACATGAG cag CAGCCACTCCATCCGCCACTCAGTAAGCATGCCGGTCATGAG gAACTCCGCAACCTTTAAGTCGTTTGAAGACCGAGTCGGGACCATCAAG TCCAAggttgtgggtggcagagagcaCAGCAACGACCCTAACCCTTCGTCCCCGGGAAGTGACGACCAGCCCCTGCCAGACCACATGCCTTTCTGA
- the TPD52L2 gene encoding tumor protein D54 isoform X2, which yields MDSAGQDINLNSPNRVLLSDFGPEPAVPVGVAVPAIVPGLTEAEAEELRAELVKVEEEIVTLRQVLAAKERRCGELRRRLGLSALEGLRQNLSKSWHDVQVSNAYKKTQETLSQAGQKTSAALSTVGSAISKKLGDMRNSATFKSFEDRVGTIKSKVVGGREHSNDPNPSSPGSDDQPLPDHMPF from the exons ATGGACTCCGCCGGCCAAG ATATCAACTTGAACTCCCCTAACAGGGTGCTGCTCTCAGACTTTGGGCCGGAGCCTGCTGTCCCTGTGGGGGTCGCTGTACCTGCCATTGTGCCTGGGCTGACGGAGGCTGAGGCTGAGGAGCTGCGTGCAGAGCTTGTCAAG GTGGAAGAAGAAATTGTCACCCTGCGCCAGGTGCTGGCGGCCAAGGAGAGGCGCTGTGGAGAGCTGAGGAGGAGGCTGGGCCTCTCGGCGCTGGAGGGGCTCAGGCAGAACCTGTCGAAGAGCTGGCACGACGTGCAAGTGTCCAATGC GTATAAGAAAACTCAAGAGACGCTGTCGCAGGCGGGGCAGAAGACCTCGGCTGCCCTGTCCACTGTGGGCTCTGCCATCAGCAAGAAGCTTGGGGACATGAG gAACTCCGCAACCTTTAAGTCGTTTGAAGACCGAGTCGGGACCATCAAG TCCAAggttgtgggtggcagagagcaCAGCAACGACCCTAACCCTTCGTCCCCGGGAAGTGACGACCAGCCCCTGCCAGACCACATGCCTTTCTGA
- the TPD52L2 gene encoding tumor protein D54 isoform X1 codes for MDSAGQDINLNSPNRVLLSDFGPEPAVPVGVAVPAIVPGLTEAEAEELRAELVKVEEEIVTLRQVLAAKERRCGELRRRLGLSALEGLRQNLSKSWHDVQVSNAYVKTSEKLGEWNDRVTQSDLYKKTQETLSQAGQKTSAALSTVGSAISKKLGDMRNSATFKSFEDRVGTIKSKVVGGREHSNDPNPSSPGSDDQPLPDHMPF; via the exons ATGGACTCCGCCGGCCAAG ATATCAACTTGAACTCCCCTAACAGGGTGCTGCTCTCAGACTTTGGGCCGGAGCCTGCTGTCCCTGTGGGGGTCGCTGTACCTGCCATTGTGCCTGGGCTGACGGAGGCTGAGGCTGAGGAGCTGCGTGCAGAGCTTGTCAAG GTGGAAGAAGAAATTGTCACCCTGCGCCAGGTGCTGGCGGCCAAGGAGAGGCGCTGTGGAGAGCTGAGGAGGAGGCTGGGCCTCTCGGCGCTGGAGGGGCTCAGGCAGAACCTGTCGAAGAGCTGGCACGACGTGCAAGTGTCCAATGC CTATGTGAAAACTTCTGAGAAACTTGGAGAGTGGAATGACAGAGTGACCCAGTCTGATCT GTATAAGAAAACTCAAGAGACGCTGTCGCAGGCGGGGCAGAAGACCTCGGCTGCCCTGTCCACTGTGGGCTCTGCCATCAGCAAGAAGCTTGGGGACATGAG gAACTCCGCAACCTTTAAGTCGTTTGAAGACCGAGTCGGGACCATCAAG TCCAAggttgtgggtggcagagagcaCAGCAACGACCCTAACCCTTCGTCCCCGGGAAGTGACGACCAGCCCCTGCCAGACCACATGCCTTTCTGA
- the ABHD16B gene encoding protein ABHD16B: MCVICFVKALVHVFKIYLTANYAYNFRSWPVDFRWDDVRAAGRGGSGHRALTCAAAAAGVWLLRDAALGGDTAGRPLPRGARSQTQCLLQQIRELPSQLASYALAHSLGRWLVYPGSMSLMTRALLPLLQQGQERLVERYGGRRAKLVACDGNEIDTMFMDRRQDPGSEGRGLRLVICCEGNAGFYEMGCLSAPLEAGYSVLGWNHPGFGSSTGAPFPQQDANAMDVVVKYALHRLHFPAAHVVIYGWSIGGFTATWATMTYPELGALVLDATFDDLVPLALKVMPHSWKGLVVRTVREHFNLNVAEQLCCYPGPVLLLRRTQDEVVSTSGHLPPLPPGNVEGNRGNELLLRLLQHRYPAVMAREGRMIVTRWLRASSLAQEAAFYSRHRVDDNWCRALLQSYCAHCLQELGDEESGTRHRLAFPWLVGQGLRPRRRRQLALFLARRHLKNVEATHCSPLEPADFQLPWEL; encoded by the coding sequence atgTGTGTCATCTGCTTTGTGAAGGCCCTGGTGCACGTGTTCAAGATCTACCTGACTGCCAACTACGCCTACAACTTCCGCAGCTGGCCCGTGGACTTCCGCTGGGATGACGTGCGCGCCGCTGGCAGGGGCGGCAGTGGCCACCGCGCGCTCACGTGCGCAGCAGCTGCTGCGGGTGTCTGGCTACTTCGCGATGCGGCACTGGGTGGGGACACAGCCGGGAGGCCGCTGCCGCGAGGAGCACGTAGCCAAACACAATGCCTGCTGCAGCAGATCCGCGAGCTGCCCAGCCAGCTGGCCAGCTATGCACTGGCCCACTCGCTTGGCCGCTGGCTCGTGTACCCCGGCTCCATGTCCCTGATGACGCGtgcgctgctgccgctgctgcagcAGGGTCAGGAGCGCCTGGTGGAGCGCTACGGGGGCCGGCGCGCCAAGCTGGTGGCCTGCGACGGGAACGAGATCGACACCATGTTTATGGACCGACGCCAGGACCCGGGCAGTGAGGGCCGTGGCCTGCGGCTCGTCATCTGCTGCGAGGGCAACGCTGGCTTCTACGAGATGGGCTGTCTGTCGGCGCCTCTGGAGGCCGGCTATTCGGTGCTAGGCTGGAATCACCCAGGCTTTGGCAGCAGCACCGGCGCACCCTTCCCGCAGCAGGACGCCAACGCCATGGATGTGGTGGTCAAGTACGCGCTGCACCGGCTGCActtccctgctgcccacgtggtgATCTACGGCTGGTCCATCGGCGGCTTCACAGCCACCTGGGCCACCATGACCTACCCAGAGCTGGGCGCGCTGGTGCTGGATGCCACCTTTGATGACTTGGTGCCACTGGCGCTCAAGGTCATGCCGCACAGCTGGAAGGGGCTGGTGGTGCGCACAGTGCGTGAGCACTTTAACCTCAACGTAGCCGAGCAGCTGTGTTGCTACCCAGGGCCGGTCCTGCTGCTGCGGCGCACACAGGATGAAGTGGTGAGCACCTCGGGCCACCTGCCGCCCTTGCCGCCCGGCAACGTGGAGGGCAACCGCGGCAACGAGCTGCTGCTGCGACTGCTGCAGCACCGCTACCCGGCCGTGATGGCGCGCGAGGGCCGAATGATCGTGACGCGCTGGCTGCGCGCCAGCAGCTTGGCGCAAGAGGCCGCCTTCTACTCACGCCACCGCGTGGACGACAACTGGTGCCGGGCACTGCTGCAGTCCTACTGCGCCCACTGCCTCCAGGAGCTGGGGGACGAGGAGTCCGGGACGCGGCACAGGCTCGCCTTCCCCTGGCTCGTGGGCCAGGGCCTGAGGCCGCGGCGCCGCCGGCAGCTGGCCCTGTTCCTGGCCCGCAGACACCTGAAAAACGTAGAGGCCACACACTGCAGCCCGTTGGAGCCCGCGGACTtccagctgccctgggagctGTAG